The DNA segment CCGCAAACGCGGGCGAAATCACCCTGTTGCCATCGATAAAATTACAAATTGGCGATCGCGATAATTACGGTAACTACTGGGACGGCGGGCACTGGCGTGACCGCGACTACTGGCATCGCAATTATGAATGGCGTAAAAATCGCTGGTGGCGACATGACAATGGCTATCACCGTGGCTGGGATAAGCGTAATGCTTACGAGCGCGGATACCGGGAAGGCTGGCGCGATCGCGACGACCATCGCGGGCGCGGGAAAGGCCACGGACACAGACATTAAAATAAAGAGCCCTCCGGGCTCTTTTTTTATGGTCAAATCCTGCGCTTTTTATCCTGCACCATTTGCCCTTGAGCAAAAATATCCTGAACGTATCTTATCCTCATGAGAATTCACGTCAGGATTAATTTATGAATGCTAATTTTAAGAATGAAATTCAGACATTCGGTCGATCGCTGTTATTGCCGATTGCCGTACTGGCGCCCGTGGGAATGGTCATGGGAATTAGCTCGGCGTTAGGCCAGAGCTATATGATAGAAAAACTCCCGTTTCTGGGGAATGAACTATTTAAAGCCATCCTTTCTTCGCTGGGATTAATCAGTAGCGTCGTATTCAACAATATCCCGTTATTATTCGCGATGGGTGTGGCGTACGGCATGTCCAAAAAAGAGAAAGGGATTGCGGTTTTTGCTTCCGTGGTTGCCTATCTGACACTACTTATCGCCATGCATGTTCACCTCAAACTGGCGGGGACGCTGGCAAAAGATGATCTGGCGCTGGTGGGGCAAGGAATGGTACTCGGTATTCAGACGCTGAAAATCGAAGCGCTTGGCGGCATTATTGCCGGCCTGCTGGCGGCCAAAGTCACCGATCGATTTTACCGATTGCAACTTCCTCTCGCCTTTGCGTTTTTCAGCGGTAAGAAATCCGTAGCGATTCTGGCTATCGCCTTTTCGATTCCCGTGGGGTTAATTATCCCTTTTATCTGGGATCTTTTTACGGCGGGTATGCGCGCCATTTCAACCATTATGATGGCGCCTAATATTGGCGCCGGGATTTACATGACGCTCAACCGCCTGTTAATTCCGTTTGGTTTACATCACGTACTGAGTTCTACCGTCCGCTTTACCGCGGCTGGTGGTACCTATCTCATTGACGGACAAACGTACGTCGGTATTTTGCCTGCGATTAATAAGATCCTGTTTGAGCTTGGCCCGTCTCATCCTGCCTGGAAGGAATATATGCCTACGCTCACCAGTTATCTGGCGTCGTCGCAAATGCTCACCACGCTATTCCGCGTGCCGGCAATTGGTCTGGCGATGTATCACATGGCCTATTTTAAGAATAAGAAATTTGCCAAAGGGATGATTCTGACCGTGGTACTCACCGCCATGCTGGGGAATATCACTGAACCGCTGGAGTTTTCCTTCCTGTTTATTGCTCCGCAGCTGTTTATCGTTTATGCCCTACTCTGCGGCTTACTGACTATTCCTTTGCAAATGCTGGACGTGTCCATCGGCTATATTCGCGGCACGATCTTCGACTTCGGTATTTTTGGTCTGATGTATGAACAGACGCACTGGGTGAATTTACTGCTCCTCGGTGCCATTAACTTTGTCGTTTTCTACGTCGTTTTCCGCTTCGCGATTGCTCGCTTTGATATAAAAACGCCGGGACGCGAAAGTGAAACATCAGACAGTACCTTGCTGAATAATAAAGAGTACGACAAGGTCGCTGAACTGGTTATTCAGGGGCTGGGCGGATTCGACAATATTAAACATGTTGAAAACTGCGTGTCGCGTTTGCGTGTCGATGTAAAGGATCAGAAAAAAATGGACATGGCCGTGCTGAAAGAATCGGGATCGCTGGGCACCTTTATTCCCTCCAGCAACCATGTCCACGTGGTCTTTGGCCCACACGTCGAATTTGTCCGCAATGCGGTAGATGACCGCCTTGTCGGCGCGAAATAAGCTTAAGGAGACAGGAATGCGCGCATTGTATGATTCAAAAAGTAAAACCATCGACGATCGGGGAATGAAAACGTTGCTCGCTCAACCCGCGCGGGTTCAGTCCTGGCTGGACGTCGAAGCTGCTCTGGCGCTGTCACAGGCTGAATACGGGATGATTCCCACCCGTGCGGCAGAAAATATTGCCGCCAACTGTCGCGTTGATAAAATCGACCTGACGGAAATGGAACGCCTGCTCCGCGAGATCGGCCACGGCTTTGTCCCGGTGATCAAAGTACTGGTCAAAGCCTGCGACAGCGAAAGTGGGAAGTATGTACACTATGGCGTCACAACCCAGAATATTCAGCAAACCGCGCAGCTTTACCTGGCAAAGCAGTTCGATGACATCATGCAAGGCTTTGTGAACGATATTCTGCGCAATCTGGCGAAGATGGCGTCCGATCACCAGGCCACCCTGATGCCTGGGCGCACCCACGGTAAGCATGCCTTACCGGTGACCTGGGGCTATAAAGCTGCCGTATGGATTGACGAACTGTTGAGCGCCCAGCAGCGCATGCAGGAGGCAGAAAAACGCGTCTTCACGGTGATGATGGGCGGCGCAGTGGGGGCGTTTCATGCGACTGGCGAAACTGGACGTCGGGTGCAGGATCGCGTCGCACAGCGGTTAGGAATGCACTCCATGGCGATCCCTTCGCGTAACTCCCGCGTCTATCGTACCGAATACATCAGTAACCTGTGCCTGCTCGCGACTACACTGCATAAAATCGCTGAAGAGGTGTATCAGACCTCCAGCGAAGAGTTCGCCGAAGTCTCTGAAGCGTTCACTAAAGGAACGGTTGGCAGCAGCACTATGCCGCAAAAAGTAAACCCCAAACTGGCTAAAGGGATTATCGCCAATGCGCAGAAATTGTATTCCGTGCTCACCTCCTGCCTGTATGTCAGCCCTCGCCCGTTTGAAGCGGACAGTTCTGCCTACTTTATCTTCGACGGAAATATTCAGGAGAGCATGGAGTTAATGGTGGAGATCGTGATGCGCGCTGAAGAGTTGACCCGCACACTGGTCGTTAACCCTGAACGTATGCGCCAGAACGTCCACTTAACCCACGGTTTGATCAATAGCGAAAAAATCATGATGCAACTGGTGGAGCGGCTGGGCAAAGACGCGGCGCACGAACGCGTGTACCAACTGGCGATGCGCAGCACCCATGAGGGATTGCCCTACGCCGACGTGCTGCGCGCCGACACTCTGATTCGCCAGTATTTTAGCGATGCGGAAATTGACGCCCTGCTCGATCCCGCCCATTACCTCGGTTTGTGCGCGGAGATCGCCGCCGAAACGGCAGCGCGCGTGTGGGAGAAAGAGGATGTCTGACCCCCTGCTCTCTCTGGCAAGCGACCGTATCATCACCCCTGACGGGATACAACGCGGTTATCTGCATATCGACCAGGGACAGATTGTTGGTCTGGATAATACGCCCCGCGGCCAGCTTGTGGATTACCGACATGCGATGCTGATGCCGGGTTTTGTCGATATCCACGTCCACGGTTGGGGGAGAGGCTCGTTTGCCTGGAAGGGGGAGCGCCAATCTTTGCGTGCCATGAGCCGGGATCTGGTCAATGCCGGGGTCACCGCGTGGCTTGCTACGTCCGCAACCCAGCCGGACGCGTTCTTACTGGAGAGTCTGGCCACGGCCGCCGACTGGATTGCGCACGCGAAAGCGGAAGACGGAGCTGAAGCCGTAGGCATTCACATGGAAGGGCCGTTTATCAATGCCAAATACAGCGGGATGCAGCGCAAGGAGTCTATTCAGTCCCCCAGTATCGTGGGCTTTGAACGCTATCAGCATGCTGCGCGGGGACATATTCGCTTAATGACGCTGGCGCCAGAGTTGCCGGACGCGCTGCCGCTGATCCGTCATTTGCGCCAGGCCGGCGTCACGGTATCCGCAGGGCATACCGACGCGACGTTTGACGAAACTACCCAAGCGATTGACGCGGGGCTATGCCACTTTACCCACGCCTTCAGCGCCATGCGCGGATTACATCATCGCGAACCCGGCGTTGTCGGCGCGCTGATGTATCACCAGGACACCTTCGCCGAAGTGGCGAAACAAAGCGGTATCACTCTACGCCCGGAAGTGTTTGATATTCTCTATCGCCTGAAAAAAGATCGTCGCCTGGTCATGGTCAGCGACTGTCTCGGATATGTGGACTTTCCTGAAGGGTTTGAATTTCACCATTACCTGCGTCAGGAGACGTTTCGTATCCATCAACATCTTCTGGAAATTACCGATCGCCACGGCAATACCCGCACGGTCTCGCCCGATGACTGGGCGGACGTCTGCACACTGGAGATGAGCTTTCTGGATTCAGTGAAAAATGTGGTTGATCGTCTGGAGAATAGTTGGGTTTCTGTGGCGCAGATTGCCTGCCTGAATCCGGCGATTCTCGCCGGTGTTGAACGGCGTAAGGGTAGTCTGACGCCAGGAAAAGATGCCGATATTCTGGTCCTGGATGAGACGTTAAATCTGGAAGCCGTCTGGTGTCGCGGCGTCTTACAACCACTTGCTAAATAAACACATCACCATAATGGCGTTCGAGGAAGTCCCTGAGCGCCGCCTGACTCATCCCCTGAACCTGCTGAACAAAATGGTCAGCCGGGATTTTTTTGCGCGCAGAGGCGAGTCCCCGCTCACGAAGCAACTGGAAGTCATCCTGGGTTAGCCAGAAGTTAACCTTGACGTAATCCAGTCCGGCATACCGCAGATGGCTTGAGATCTTATTGGTAAAGGTGATCAGCAGATCAAACTCACGTGACTGAAGCTCTTCGATCTCATTGATATTAATACATACCGGGATATCGATATGAAAACGTGAGGACAGGACCTCTTTGAAATACCCGACCTTACTTTCCGAAGAGTTCGTCACAATAATGACCCGCTTTTTCGGCTCACTCACTACCCGGTTTTTAAGCTCATATTTTTTCGTGATCAACACCAGCGTCGCCAGATGGATGGCAGAAAACGTCGTTTGCCAGCCTTTTTCAATCTCGCTCACCGCTGACTGAACGCCGGCCCAGAGTTCGGGATAGCGATTCTGAACGTTATGCAGTTTTTTATCATCAAACCAGAGATGAAATTTATTCTGGATGATGGCGGCATAGATAAAGTGATAAACCTCGGCAAACCAGGCATGTTGATTGTGAACCGTATTGCTCAGGCTACTGGCTAATCGTTCACAGGTCCGTTTCACGTGCGACACCAGACGGGCGTCATACAAGGTGAAAGGCCGATACGTAAACGTCAGCGAAGCAATCAGAAGATCCAGACAGCGGTTTTCCTGCGGGTCGGTCATGGCCTCAAAAGGGAACGTCGTCAAAAACGACGTCGCCGTACTCTCTTTGATTACATGCCCCCGGCGGATACGGTGTAACGCGAGGCTCAGATATACCAGCAGGTATTTCCGACCGTTGTAACCCAGCGTGTTAATCGGCCGGATAACGTCTTCATAGCAGCGTGCTGCCTGGGTAATCTCCGTGGCACATTCGCTCAGAAACTGATCGGCAATCGAACGACTGACGGGCTCATTCGCCTGATGAGCAATCAACTGATGATTTTCACCAATCTCGACGGTTTTAAGTATTAACATGCACACCGCCAGGCGTAATGAGAACTCATCGCCGACAAGCCGCGACCCGGTACGCGGGATGCTTTGTACCGTCAGGGCGTGTTCCTGCGTCAGACGCAGCATCACGGGATTATCGTTTTTTACCGTCCCCGCGCTGACATAAAACTTTTTGTAGTACTCGTTTTTATTCACCACATCATGCAAACAGAGCGCCACGAGGAGATCCCTCACACGCTCTTCCGCCGTGGTGATATAGCGATTAAAACGTATACGCGCTAAAAATTGCCGGTATTCGCTATAGCCAATCCGGGTCGTAATAAACTGATTATCCTGATGGAGCTGGACGTCTTCCGGTAAGAGTTCATTAAGCTCTTTCATGGTGCGTTTAAGCGTGGAGAGGGTCTTACCGAAACGCTGAACCGCCTCGTCAATCGACAGCGGGCTGTTATCCTGCAAATATTTCAGGAAAGAGAGATCAAAGTGATTCATGAACGCTCGCCAGTGGCTAATGCAAGATTCAGGATAACGGAAATCCAGGACTAAAACCGTGACCTGTTGCGAGTCACGGCGGTTAGATCACAGCCCCAGCGCCGTGCCGACCAGCAGCCACAGGTTCAACGCCACCACCAGCACCACAATCATCCAGCCAATCTGTTTAACCCAACGGGTATTCACCAGATCGCCCATCAGTTTGCTGTCGCTGGTAAATATCAGCAGCGGCACCAGCGCCAGTGCAATACCAAAGCTTAACAGCACCTGGCTCATCACCAGAATCCGCGTCGGATCAAGGCCAATCAGAATCACGATAAAGGACGGCATCATGGTGATGGTACGCCGCACCCATAAGGGGATATGAAAGCGAACAAACCCCTGCATCACGACCTGCCCCGCCAGCGTTCCAACCACCGTTGACGACAACCCCGCCGCCACCAGGCTCAGTCCGAAGACCGTTGCCGCCGCGTGACTTAATAACGGCTCCAGCGTCAGATAAGCCTGATCCAGATCGGCAACGCCGGTGTGACCACTGAAGTGAAACGCGGCGGCGGCAGTCGCCATCATCGCCAGATTAACGAACCCCGCAATGGTCATGGCGATAGCCACATCCCATTTTGTCGCCGCATAGCGCTGTTGACGAGTGCCGCCATGCAGGTGCTGCGTTAACGAAGAGTGCAGATAGATCACGTGCGGCATGATGGTCGCGCCCAGCACCCCGGCGGCCAGAAATACCGCTTCAGAGTTGGGCAAGTCAGGGATCATCATGCCTTTACTCAGTTGTGCAAAGTTGGGTTGGGAAAAGATCAGTTCAACGATATAGGCCATGGCGACAAACAGCAGCAGGCCGCCGATCACTTTTTCCAGCGGTTTTTGTCCGCGCCGCTGGAGCATCAGGATCAGGAAGGTGGCGATCCCGGTCAGCACCGCCCCCTGCAATAACGAAACGCCGAGGATCAGTTTGAATCCTATCGCCGCCCCGATAAATTCCGCGAGATCGGTCGCCATCGCGATGATCTCCGCCTGCACCCAATAGAACCAGACCACCGGGCGCGGATAGTGATCGCGAATTTGTTCAGCCAGATTTTTACCGGTAGCAATACCCAGTTTCGCAGACAAGACCTGGATAAGCATCGCCATCAGGTTTGCCCAGACCACCACCCACAGCAGTTTATAACCAAAGCTGGCACCGGCCTGAATGTTCGTCGCAAAGTTGCCCGGGTCGATATACCCGATCGCCGCGACAAACGCAGGTCCCATTAATGTGAGCCTTAACTTGCGCGCTGCTCTTCCACTGCTACTCTCAACGCGATCGTTTGTCATCTTCTGCCTCGGAAACATAGCCTTTGCTATGTTTTATATTATGCCTGATGAGAATGGTTATCAAGTGCATGTAAAAGCGGTAACCTTGATTTCTCTTATAGGCGGGAACGATAAAGAGTGCGGGTACAGGAAATGCGCGCGGCATGTTTAATAATTGTTATTATATTAGCACAATAACTTAACTATTTACTTTCGCATTAGACATAACAGAAGTGTATGCCGGATCACTATTTTTGAATCTCGTCACAGGTCCTGATTATAGTGTGTGTTAGATCTCGTTTTCTTTGCACACGTTGCATAGAATGTGCACGGAAATTTAACCTGCCTCATATTTGGAGCAAATATGGACCGCGTCCTTCATTTTGTCCTGGCACTTGCCGTTGTTGCGATCCTCGCATTGCTGGTAAGCAGTGACCGTAAAAAAATTCGCATTCGTTATGTCGTTCAACTGCTTGTTATCGAAGTGTTACTGGCGTGGTTCTTCCTGAACTCTGACGTCGGTCTCGGCTTCGTGAGAGGCTTCTCCGAAATGTTTGAAAAACTGCTCGGATTCGCCAATGAAGGGACGAACTTCGTCTTTGGCAGCATGAACGATAAAGGGTTGGCTTTCTTCTTCCTGAAAGTTCTCTGCCCTATCGTCTTCATTTCAGCGTTGATCGGTATTCTGCAGCATATTCGCGTGCTGCCGATTATCATCCGCGCCATTGGCTTCCTGTTATCCAAAGTCAACGGCATGGGCAAACTGGAATCCTTCAACGCCGTCAGCTCGTTGATCCTCGGTCAGTCTGAGAACTTTATCGCGTATAAAGACATTCTCGGCAAAATGTCCCGCAACCGCATGTACACCATGGCAGCGACGGCAATGTCCACCGTTTCCATGTCTATCGTCGGGGCGTACATGACCATGCTGGAGCCTAAATACGTGGTTGCGGCACTGGTTCTGAACATGTTCAGCACCTTTATCGTGCTGTCGCTGATCAACCCGTACCGCGTTGACGCCAGCGAAGAAAACATCCAGATGTCCAACCTGCACGAAGGCCAGAGCTTCTTCGAAATGCTGGGTGAATACATCCTGGCGGGTTTCAAAGTTGCGATCATCGTTGCTGCTATGCTGATCGGCTTCATCGCCCTGATCGCCGCGCTGAACGCCCTGTTCGCTACCGTCACCGGTTGGTTCGGCTACAGCATCTCCTTCCAGGGCATCCTGGGCTACATCTTCTACCCGATTGCCTGGGTGATGGGTGTGCCGTCCAGTGAAGCACTGCAGGTGGGCAGTATCATGGCGACCAAAC comes from the Citrobacter amalonaticus genome and includes:
- the ypeC gene encoding DUF2502 domain-containing protein YpeC: MFRSLILAAALLAFTPLAANAGEITLLPSIKLQIGDRDNYGNYWDGGHWRDRDYWHRNYEWRKNRWWRHDNGYHRGWDKRNAYERGYREGWRDRDDHRGRGKGHGHRH
- a CDS encoding PTS transporter subunit EIIC: MNANFKNEIQTFGRSLLLPIAVLAPVGMVMGISSALGQSYMIEKLPFLGNELFKAILSSLGLISSVVFNNIPLLFAMGVAYGMSKKEKGIAVFASVVAYLTLLIAMHVHLKLAGTLAKDDLALVGQGMVLGIQTLKIEALGGIIAGLLAAKVTDRFYRLQLPLAFAFFSGKKSVAILAIAFSIPVGLIIPFIWDLFTAGMRAISTIMMAPNIGAGIYMTLNRLLIPFGLHHVLSSTVRFTAAGGTYLIDGQTYVGILPAINKILFELGPSHPAWKEYMPTLTSYLASSQMLTTLFRVPAIGLAMYHMAYFKNKKFAKGMILTVVLTAMLGNITEPLEFSFLFIAPQLFIVYALLCGLLTIPLQMLDVSIGYIRGTIFDFGIFGLMYEQTHWVNLLLLGAINFVVFYVVFRFAIARFDIKTPGRESETSDSTLLNNKEYDKVAELVIQGLGGFDNIKHVENCVSRLRVDVKDQKKMDMAVLKESGSLGTFIPSSNHVHVVFGPHVEFVRNAVDDRLVGAK
- a CDS encoding class-II fumarase/aspartase family protein, which encodes MRALYDSKSKTIDDRGMKTLLAQPARVQSWLDVEAALALSQAEYGMIPTRAAENIAANCRVDKIDLTEMERLLREIGHGFVPVIKVLVKACDSESGKYVHYGVTTQNIQQTAQLYLAKQFDDIMQGFVNDILRNLAKMASDHQATLMPGRTHGKHALPVTWGYKAAVWIDELLSAQQRMQEAEKRVFTVMMGGAVGAFHATGETGRRVQDRVAQRLGMHSMAIPSRNSRVYRTEYISNLCLLATTLHKIAEEVYQTSSEEFAEVSEAFTKGTVGSSTMPQKVNPKLAKGIIANAQKLYSVLTSCLYVSPRPFEADSSAYFIFDGNIQESMELMVEIVMRAEELTRTLVVNPERMRQNVHLTHGLINSEKIMMQLVERLGKDAAHERVYQLAMRSTHEGLPYADVLRADTLIRQYFSDAEIDALLDPAHYLGLCAEIAAETAARVWEKEDV
- the nagA gene encoding N-acetylglucosamine-6-phosphate deacetylase, encoding MSDPLLSLASDRIITPDGIQRGYLHIDQGQIVGLDNTPRGQLVDYRHAMLMPGFVDIHVHGWGRGSFAWKGERQSLRAMSRDLVNAGVTAWLATSATQPDAFLLESLATAADWIAHAKAEDGAEAVGIHMEGPFINAKYSGMQRKESIQSPSIVGFERYQHAARGHIRLMTLAPELPDALPLIRHLRQAGVTVSAGHTDATFDETTQAIDAGLCHFTHAFSAMRGLHHREPGVVGALMYHQDTFAEVAKQSGITLRPEVFDILYRLKKDRRLVMVSDCLGYVDFPEGFEFHHYLRQETFRIHQHLLEITDRHGNTRTVSPDDWADVCTLEMSFLDSVKNVVDRLENSWVSVAQIACLNPAILAGVERRKGSLTPGKDADILVLDETLNLEAVWCRGVLQPLAK
- a CDS encoding Nramp family divalent metal transporter; its protein translation is MTNDRVESSSGRAARKLRLTLMGPAFVAAIGYIDPGNFATNIQAGASFGYKLLWVVVWANLMAMLIQVLSAKLGIATGKNLAEQIRDHYPRPVVWFYWVQAEIIAMATDLAEFIGAAIGFKLILGVSLLQGAVLTGIATFLILMLQRRGQKPLEKVIGGLLLFVAMAYIVELIFSQPNFAQLSKGMMIPDLPNSEAVFLAAGVLGATIMPHVIYLHSSLTQHLHGGTRQQRYAATKWDVAIAMTIAGFVNLAMMATAAAAFHFSGHTGVADLDQAYLTLEPLLSHAAATVFGLSLVAAGLSSTVVGTLAGQVVMQGFVRFHIPLWVRRTITMMPSFIVILIGLDPTRILVMSQVLLSFGIALALVPLLIFTSDSKLMGDLVNTRWVKQIGWMIVVLVVALNLWLLVGTALGL
- the nupC gene encoding nucleoside permease NupC, with translation MDRVLHFVLALAVVAILALLVSSDRKKIRIRYVVQLLVIEVLLAWFFLNSDVGLGFVRGFSEMFEKLLGFANEGTNFVFGSMNDKGLAFFFLKVLCPIVFISALIGILQHIRVLPIIIRAIGFLLSKVNGMGKLESFNAVSSLILGQSENFIAYKDILGKMSRNRMYTMAATAMSTVSMSIVGAYMTMLEPKYVVAALVLNMFSTFIVLSLINPYRVDASEENIQMSNLHEGQSFFEMLGEYILAGFKVAIIVAAMLIGFIALIAALNALFATVTGWFGYSISFQGILGYIFYPIAWVMGVPSSEALQVGSIMATKLVSNEFVAMMDLQKIASTLSPRAEGILSVFLVSFANFSSIGIIAGAIKGLNEEQGNVVSRFGLKLVYGSTLVSVLSASIAALVL